The Micromonospora krabiensis genome window below encodes:
- a CDS encoding EF-hand domain-containing protein, with the protein MSDPQEILVDGELNAFREAYATAVRPPGIAEVRQTVRRRRQRAAVVTAAAAVLAVAIPVGANAALDRRPAPPGPAQTGDPSPSMTTPPPTPSAPPTPSATPTSPAAPDGRISRAQLLAALVDLPSWQKGVPETCTTGDVKLRESQRESRPELRGDLRYGDLDGDGATETLALVACRYGEASAKQVVAFDRDRDGRIVTLGRVIGTREDMDDITAFSVEAGGVVRVQVADIQPCCGIPEWSPQRQWRTYAWTGEQFDQTGGPTGFGADPRLTDLVLTAGDLRLGPPDGNGQRVGSMTVTVVNKGPVDVPRLGFGRFYTIGEPTGGALTRCRTVNAGGPDACLLDPLPAGGRKTYTFEFRYESGASTVPPELEVIHFDGQDRYWADRKRQDNVVELTVTF; encoded by the coding sequence ATGAGTGACCCGCAGGAGATCCTGGTCGACGGCGAGCTGAACGCGTTCCGCGAGGCGTACGCCACGGCGGTGCGACCGCCGGGTATCGCCGAGGTGCGGCAGACCGTACGGCGACGCCGCCAGCGGGCGGCCGTGGTCACCGCCGCCGCCGCGGTGCTCGCGGTGGCGATCCCGGTCGGCGCGAACGCCGCCCTCGACCGGCGGCCCGCTCCGCCCGGCCCCGCCCAGACCGGCGATCCGAGCCCGTCGATGACGACCCCGCCGCCGACCCCGTCCGCACCACCGACCCCCAGCGCGACTCCCACCAGCCCGGCGGCGCCGGACGGCCGGATCAGTCGCGCCCAGCTCCTCGCCGCCCTGGTCGACCTGCCCTCCTGGCAGAAGGGGGTACCGGAGACCTGCACGACCGGGGACGTGAAGCTGCGCGAGTCGCAGCGGGAATCCCGCCCGGAGTTGCGCGGTGACCTCCGCTACGGCGACCTGGACGGCGACGGGGCCACCGAGACGCTGGCCCTCGTGGCGTGCCGGTACGGCGAGGCGAGCGCGAAGCAGGTGGTGGCGTTCGACCGTGACCGCGACGGCCGGATCGTCACGCTGGGCCGGGTGATCGGCACCCGTGAGGACATGGACGACATCACCGCCTTCTCGGTGGAGGCCGGCGGCGTGGTCCGGGTGCAGGTGGCCGACATCCAGCCCTGCTGCGGCATCCCCGAGTGGTCGCCGCAGCGGCAGTGGCGGACGTACGCGTGGACGGGCGAGCAGTTCGACCAGACCGGCGGGCCGACCGGGTTCGGGGCGGATCCCCGGCTGACCGACCTCGTCCTGACCGCCGGTGACCTGCGGCTCGGGCCGCCGGACGGCAACGGGCAGCGCGTCGGCTCGATGACGGTCACCGTCGTCAACAAGGGACCGGTGGACGTGCCCCGGCTCGGGTTCGGCCGGTTCTACACGATCGGTGAACCCACCGGTGGGGCCCTCACTCGATGCCGGACGGTGAACGCGGGTGGTCCCGACGCGTGCCTGCTGGACCCGCTACCCGCCGGGGGACGGAAGACGTACACCTTCGAGTTCCGGTACGAGTCGGGGGCGAGCACCGTCCCACCGGAGCTTGAGGTGATCCACTTCGACGGGCAGGACCGCTACTGGGCGGACCGGAAGCGGCAGGACAACGTGGTCGAGCTGACCGTCACGTTCTGA
- a CDS encoding RNA polymerase sigma factor, whose translation MTVTKEPRLGEPPPADTVVRAERLDGPDFDAIYHAHFRSLTVQLTAYCGDLSQAQDLVQEAFCRAFARWSRVSRYDDPVAWVRRVAWNLATSRWRRLRTARSWLSRQREETVPGPGPDRVALTAALALLPLQHRRAVVLYHLADMSVSEIARQEGVAEGTVKSWLHRGRAALATHLTTTKEVNDNE comes from the coding sequence ATGACGGTGACGAAGGAACCGAGGCTCGGCGAGCCACCACCCGCGGACACCGTGGTGCGCGCGGAGCGCCTCGACGGGCCTGACTTCGACGCGATCTACCACGCGCACTTCCGGTCGCTCACAGTACAGCTGACCGCGTACTGCGGCGACCTGTCACAGGCGCAGGACCTGGTGCAGGAAGCGTTCTGCCGGGCCTTCGCCCGCTGGTCCCGCGTCTCCCGCTACGACGACCCGGTCGCCTGGGTACGCCGGGTCGCCTGGAACCTGGCCACCAGTCGGTGGCGGCGACTGCGGACCGCCCGGTCCTGGTTGAGCCGTCAGCGGGAGGAGACCGTGCCCGGCCCCGGCCCCGACCGGGTCGCGTTGACCGCGGCGCTGGCACTGCTGCCGCTCCAGCATCGGCGAGCGGTGGTCCTGTACCACCTGGCCGACATGTCCGTCAGTGAGATCGCGAGGCAGGAGGGGGTGGCGGAGGGCACGGTCAAGTCCTGGCTGCACCGCGGTCGGGCCGCGCTGGCGACCCACCTGACCACCACGAAGGAGGTGAACGACAATGAGTGA
- a CDS encoding NADH-quinone oxidoreductase subunit B, producing the protein MQLPAVLGEPIRFVLNWGRRYSLWVFNFGLACCAIEFIATSMGRHDFMRLGVIPFAHGPRQADLMVVSGTVTDKMAPAIKRLYDQMPEPKYVISFGACSNCGGPYWDSYSVTKGVDQLIPVDVYVPGCPPRPEALLHGILRLQEKIAAEQSGVGGVPRPDALAAPVDTAPRDGAAPRSVESLTAPPVRPPAG; encoded by the coding sequence GTGCAGCTACCGGCGGTGCTCGGCGAGCCGATCCGGTTCGTGCTGAACTGGGGCCGCCGCTACTCGCTCTGGGTGTTCAACTTCGGCCTGGCCTGCTGCGCGATCGAGTTCATCGCGACCAGCATGGGTCGGCACGACTTCATGCGACTCGGCGTGATCCCGTTCGCCCACGGCCCGCGGCAGGCCGACCTCATGGTGGTCTCCGGCACGGTCACCGACAAGATGGCGCCGGCCATCAAGCGGCTCTACGACCAGATGCCCGAGCCGAAGTACGTCATTTCGTTCGGCGCCTGCTCCAACTGCGGTGGGCCCTACTGGGACTCGTACTCGGTGACCAAGGGCGTCGACCAGCTCATCCCGGTGGACGTCTACGTGCCCGGCTGCCCGCCCCGGCCCGAGGCGCTCCTGCACGGCATCCTGCGCCTCCAGGAGAAGATCGCCGCCGAGCAGTCCGGCGTCGGCGGGGTGCCCCGACCGGACGCGCTCGCCGCTCCCGTCGACACCGCACCTCGCGACGGCGCCGCCCCCCGCTCGGTCGAGTCGCTCACCGCCCCACCCGTACGCCCACCCGCAGGCTGA
- a CDS encoding DUF2252 domain-containing protein, whose product MSTSADQRSAFIIDVLTEEFGASMTLDPAAFRRKFRKMAASPFAFYRGSASLFYADQRGDFADDRYLDERTGRVWIHGDLHAENFGTYMNASGQLVFNVNDFDEAYVGPFTWDLRRFAASIALLGYAKALSDQVIGDLVSVFARSYLTELRAIAAGGDDAIGSITLDNADGVLRRVLQQARLNTRVDLLAAQTTIDNYERRFSLGDGVFEIDGSTRERVLAAFHDYLGTLPVTSAQLRPVEARIKDVVLRKGVGIGSAGLPSYNLLLEGHTQALENDVVIYMKQAQVPAVARHIPDETVRGYFRHQGHRTAESQRALQAHADPWLGFTELDGAGQLVAEVSPYAADLDWADVNEPEELAGILGDLGRAVARMHSVADDESSHDLVDYSTEEAIVGVVDRDEPGFVSHLVEFAHAYGVRARTDHQLFVDLFRNGRLPGI is encoded by the coding sequence ATGAGCACCTCCGCGGACCAGCGATCCGCCTTCATCATCGACGTCCTGACCGAGGAGTTCGGGGCGTCGATGACGCTCGACCCGGCCGCCTTCCGCCGCAAGTTCCGCAAGATGGCCGCGTCGCCGTTCGCGTTCTACCGGGGCAGCGCCTCGCTCTTCTACGCCGACCAGCGCGGCGACTTCGCCGACGACCGCTACCTCGACGAGCGCACCGGCCGGGTGTGGATCCACGGCGACCTGCACGCCGAGAACTTCGGCACCTACATGAACGCGTCCGGCCAGCTGGTCTTCAACGTCAACGACTTCGACGAGGCGTACGTCGGGCCGTTCACCTGGGACCTGCGGCGGTTCGCCGCCAGCATCGCCCTGCTCGGCTACGCCAAGGCGCTCTCCGACCAGGTGATCGGCGACCTGGTCAGCGTCTTCGCCCGGTCCTACCTGACGGAGCTGCGGGCGATCGCCGCGGGCGGCGACGACGCCATCGGCTCGATCACCCTCGACAACGCCGACGGGGTGCTCCGCCGGGTGCTCCAGCAGGCCCGGCTCAACACGCGGGTGGACCTGCTCGCCGCGCAGACCACGATCGACAACTACGAGCGGCGGTTCTCCCTCGGCGACGGGGTGTTCGAGATCGACGGGAGCACCCGCGAGCGCGTCCTCGCCGCCTTCCACGACTACCTGGGCACGCTGCCGGTCACCTCGGCCCAGCTGCGCCCGGTGGAGGCGCGCATCAAGGACGTGGTGCTGCGCAAGGGCGTCGGCATCGGCTCGGCCGGGCTGCCGTCGTACAACCTGCTGCTGGAGGGGCACACGCAGGCGTTGGAGAACGACGTCGTCATCTACATGAAGCAGGCCCAGGTGCCGGCGGTCGCCCGGCACATCCCGGACGAGACCGTACGCGGCTACTTCCGGCACCAGGGCCACCGGACAGCCGAGTCGCAGCGGGCGTTGCAGGCACACGCCGACCCGTGGCTGGGCTTCACCGAGCTGGACGGGGCCGGTCAGCTCGTCGCCGAGGTCTCCCCGTACGCCGCCGACCTGGACTGGGCGGACGTCAACGAGCCGGAGGAACTGGCCGGGATCCTGGGCGACCTGGGACGGGCCGTGGCCCGGATGCACTCCGTCGCCGACGACGAGTCGAGTCACGACCTGGTCGACTACTCCACGGAGGAGGCGATCGTGGGGGTGGTCGACCGCGACGAACCCGGGTTCGTCAGCCACCTCGTGGAGTTCGCCCACGCGTACGGGGTCCGTGCGCGGACCGACCACCAGCTCTTCGTGGACCTGTTCCGCAACGGCCGGCTGCCCGGCATCTGA
- a CDS encoding glucose 1-dehydrogenase encodes MRAVTVTPGVADSLGLDENYPEPAAEEGAVLVEAVAVGICGTDHEIIAGHYGEAPPGERRLVIGHESLGRVLEDPTGALQPGDLVAGIVRHPDPVPCTNCAVGEWDMCRNGRYTEHGIKALPGFARERWRVPPTFAVRLDPALSDVGVLLEPTSVVAKAWDHIERIGHRAEWQPQSVLVTGAGPIGLLAALLASQRGLSVHVLDLATDGPKPELVRALGATYHSQPVNDLDFEPDVVVECTGAPKVVLDVMCKAAPTGIVCLAGVSSGGRTIDFDAGALNRALVLENNVVFGSVNANRRHWDLAAEALAQADRHWLSTLISRRLPVSRYQEAYQPGPDDIKVVLDFAV; translated from the coding sequence GTGCGCGCTGTGACTGTGACCCCCGGAGTCGCCGATTCGCTGGGCCTCGACGAGAACTACCCGGAGCCGGCGGCGGAGGAGGGCGCCGTCCTGGTGGAGGCCGTGGCCGTCGGCATCTGCGGCACGGACCACGAGATCATCGCGGGGCACTACGGCGAGGCGCCGCCGGGCGAGCGGCGCCTGGTGATCGGGCACGAGTCGCTGGGCCGGGTGCTGGAGGACCCGACGGGCGCGCTCCAACCCGGTGACCTCGTCGCCGGGATCGTCCGCCATCCCGACCCGGTGCCCTGCACCAACTGCGCCGTCGGCGAGTGGGACATGTGCCGCAACGGCCGCTACACCGAGCACGGCATCAAGGCCCTGCCCGGTTTCGCGCGGGAGCGCTGGCGGGTGCCGCCCACCTTCGCGGTGCGGCTCGACCCTGCCCTCTCCGACGTCGGGGTGCTGCTCGAACCGACCAGCGTGGTGGCGAAGGCGTGGGACCACATCGAACGCATCGGGCACCGGGCCGAGTGGCAGCCGCAGAGCGTCCTGGTGACCGGAGCCGGGCCGATCGGCCTGCTCGCCGCCCTGCTCGCCAGTCAGCGCGGGCTCTCCGTACACGTGCTGGACCTGGCCACCGACGGACCCAAGCCGGAGCTGGTGCGCGCGCTCGGCGCGACCTACCACTCGCAGCCGGTCAACGACCTCGACTTCGAACCGGACGTCGTGGTCGAGTGCACCGGGGCGCCGAAGGTGGTGCTGGACGTCATGTGCAAGGCCGCGCCGACCGGCATCGTCTGCCTGGCCGGCGTCTCCAGCGGCGGCCGGACCATCGACTTCGACGCGGGCGCGCTCAACCGGGCGCTGGTGCTGGAGAACAACGTGGTCTTCGGCTCGGTGAACGCCAACCGGCGGCACTGGGACCTGGCCGCCGAGGCGCTGGCCCAGGCCGACCGGCACTGGCTCAGCACCCTCATCAGCCGTCGCCTGCCGGTGTCCCGCTACCAGGAGGCCTACCAGCCGGGGCCGGACGACATCAAGGTGGTGCTGGACTTCGCCGTGTGA
- a CDS encoding NADH-quinone oxidoreductase subunit C, translating to MTPEEVGRRVAALLAPAEATPSVSGGQRHARATVDVPAASWREALLSARDDAELACDYFDWLSAVDELADGFDVVAHLWSTRHRHGVLLRTRVRREAPAVASVVDVYPGAAWHERETHEMFGIDFAGHHELRPLLLPPEFEGHPLRKEFILASRVAKPWPGAKEPGESEAGGGRRPIRPPGVPAPGEWGTTPTPAGAGGVGEGPRGGTPARPARERPARPASAARPTRTPRSAPGTDGPAGSGGPSSRGAAERPDAAEETD from the coding sequence ATGACTCCGGAAGAGGTCGGCCGCCGGGTGGCCGCGCTGCTCGCGCCGGCCGAGGCCACCCCGTCGGTCTCCGGCGGTCAGCGGCACGCCCGCGCCACCGTCGACGTGCCGGCGGCGAGCTGGCGGGAGGCCCTGCTCTCCGCGCGGGACGACGCCGAGCTGGCCTGCGACTACTTCGACTGGCTCTCGGCCGTCGACGAGCTGGCCGACGGCTTCGACGTGGTCGCCCACCTCTGGTCGACCCGCCACCGGCACGGGGTCCTGCTGCGCACCCGGGTGCGCCGGGAGGCACCCGCGGTCGCCTCCGTCGTCGACGTCTACCCCGGCGCCGCCTGGCACGAGCGGGAGACGCACGAGATGTTCGGCATCGACTTCGCCGGCCACCACGAGCTGCGCCCGCTGCTGCTCCCACCCGAGTTCGAGGGCCACCCGCTGCGCAAGGAGTTCATCCTCGCGTCCCGGGTGGCGAAGCCCTGGCCGGGTGCGAAGGAACCGGGCGAGTCCGAGGCGGGCGGCGGCCGTCGACCGATCCGGCCGCCGGGCGTGCCCGCGCCGGGCGAGTGGGGCACCACCCCCACCCCGGCCGGTGCCGGTGGCGTGGGGGAGGGCCCGCGCGGCGGCACCCCGGCCCGCCCGGCCCGGGAGCGGCCGGCCCGGCCGGCCTCCGCCGCCCGCCCGACGCGTACCCCCCGGTCGGCGCCCGGGACCGACGGCCCGGCGGGGAGCGGGGGTCCGTCGTCGCGGGGTGCCGCGGAGCGGCCGGACGCCGCGGAGGAGACGGACTGA
- a CDS encoding complex I subunit 1/NuoH family protein: MPLWLELVIRVGGVLVAFLTLPLLVGQAEHKVMAHMQGRLGPMYAGAFHGWAQLVADGIKFVQKEDVTPRDADRAVFRLAPAVALVPYLLVLLVIPLGPDDLVGQPLDIGLFFVLAVVGVGVVAVLMSAWASANKYSLLGGLRGAAQLLGYELPLVLAAASVAMAAGTLSLSGIVEAWQPWWLIWQAPAMVVFFVAGLAEIRRPPFDMPVADSELVFGYMTEYTGLRFAFFLLAEYVGIVVIAALTTVLFLGGWQGPFADAQLGWLWTLLKVFAVAFVIIWLRVSYPRLREDQLQRLCWLVLVPASLAQLVLTAAVRVAL, from the coding sequence ATGCCGCTCTGGCTGGAACTGGTGATCCGGGTCGGCGGCGTGCTGGTCGCCTTCCTGACCCTGCCGCTGCTCGTCGGGCAGGCCGAGCACAAGGTGATGGCGCACATGCAGGGCCGGTTGGGCCCGATGTACGCGGGCGCGTTCCACGGCTGGGCCCAACTCGTTGCCGACGGCATCAAGTTTGTGCAGAAGGAGGACGTGACCCCGCGCGACGCCGACCGGGCGGTGTTCCGGCTGGCCCCGGCGGTGGCGCTGGTGCCCTACCTGCTCGTCCTGCTGGTGATCCCGCTCGGCCCGGACGACCTGGTCGGTCAGCCGCTGGACATCGGGTTGTTCTTCGTCCTCGCCGTGGTCGGTGTGGGCGTGGTGGCGGTGCTCATGTCGGCCTGGGCCTCCGCCAACAAGTACAGCCTGCTCGGCGGGCTGCGCGGCGCGGCCCAACTGCTCGGTTACGAGCTGCCGCTGGTGCTGGCCGCCGCGTCGGTGGCGATGGCCGCCGGCACGCTCAGCCTCTCCGGCATCGTCGAGGCGTGGCAGCCCTGGTGGCTGATCTGGCAGGCGCCCGCGATGGTCGTGTTCTTCGTCGCCGGGCTCGCCGAGATCCGCCGCCCGCCGTTCGACATGCCGGTCGCCGACTCCGAGCTGGTCTTCGGCTACATGACCGAGTACACGGGGCTGCGCTTCGCGTTCTTCCTGCTCGCCGAGTACGTGGGCATCGTGGTGATCGCCGCGCTCACCACCGTGCTGTTCCTCGGTGGCTGGCAGGGGCCGTTCGCCGACGCGCAGCTCGGCTGGCTGTGGACGCTACTGAAGGTCTTCGCCGTCGCGTTCGTGATCATTTGGCTGCGGGTGTCGTACCCGCGGCTGCGCGAGGACCAGCTCCAGCGGCTCTGCTGGCTGGTGCTGGTCCCGGCGTCCCTGGCCCAGTTGGTCCTGACCGCCGCCGTCCGCGTCGCCCTGTAG
- a CDS encoding glutathione S-transferase family protein yields MGETGGKYVEPGGEFTRDQRYIATRITADGRDGYPVTAGRYRLAVSRACPWANRLIIVRRLLGLEDAISMAVAGPTHDARSWTFDLDPGGKDPVLGIERLADAYFARFPGYDRGITVPAIVDVPTGQVVTNDYARMSLDLSTEWTAYHRDGAPELYPERLRAEIDEVNDVVFRDVNNGVYRCGFAGSQEAYESAYRRLFDRLDWLSERLADQRYLVGDTITEADVRLFTTLVRFDPVYHGHFKCNRRKLTETPVLWAYARDLFQTPGFGDTIDFDHIKRHYYEVHRDINPTGIVPLGPDLSNWLTPHGRETLGGRPFGDGTPPPPPPAAERVDPAHTPLR; encoded by the coding sequence GTGGGCGAGACCGGCGGCAAGTACGTGGAGCCCGGTGGCGAGTTCACCCGGGACCAGCGCTACATCGCGACCCGGATCACCGCCGACGGGCGGGACGGCTACCCGGTGACGGCCGGGCGCTACCGGCTCGCGGTGAGCCGCGCCTGCCCCTGGGCCAACCGGCTGATCATCGTCCGGCGCCTGCTCGGCCTGGAGGACGCGATCTCCATGGCGGTCGCCGGCCCCACTCACGACGCCCGGAGCTGGACGTTCGACCTGGACCCGGGTGGCAAGGACCCGGTGCTCGGCATCGAGCGGCTCGCCGACGCGTACTTCGCCCGGTTTCCCGGCTACGACCGGGGCATCACGGTGCCGGCGATCGTGGACGTGCCGACCGGCCAGGTGGTGACCAACGACTACGCGCGGATGAGTCTGGACCTGTCCACCGAGTGGACCGCGTACCACCGCGACGGCGCGCCGGAGCTCTACCCGGAGCGGCTGCGCGCCGAGATCGACGAGGTCAACGACGTCGTGTTCCGGGACGTCAACAACGGCGTCTACCGGTGCGGGTTCGCCGGCAGCCAGGAGGCGTACGAGTCGGCGTACCGGCGGCTCTTCGACCGGCTCGACTGGCTGAGCGAGCGGTTGGCGGACCAGCGGTACCTGGTCGGGGACACGATCACCGAGGCGGACGTACGCCTGTTCACGACGCTGGTCCGCTTCGACCCCGTCTACCACGGGCACTTCAAGTGCAACCGCCGGAAGCTGACCGAGACGCCGGTGCTGTGGGCGTACGCCCGGGACCTGTTCCAGACCCCCGGCTTCGGCGACACCATCGACTTCGACCACATCAAGCGGCACTACTACGAGGTGCACCGGGACATCAACCCGACCGGGATAGTGCCCCTCGGACCGGACCTGTCGAATTGGCTCACCCCGCACGGGCGGGAGACGCTCGGTGGGCGTCCGTTCGGCGACGGCACCCCGCCTCCGCCGCCACCGGCGGCAGAGCGCGTCGACCCGGCCCACACGCCGCTGCGCTGA
- a CDS encoding ester cyclase: protein MTDVEAAARRFVADVWNAGREESAYELVGPECPGLGGTGADATLAWHRDRRAAFPDLRYKIVDLVAAGDRVAVHWRAAGTQVGQFGPVPPTGQVVSYSGASFLRFDAAGRIVDVWSCNELFQLLQQLGVEMVPPVGGVSAAGA from the coding sequence ATGACCGATGTGGAGGCCGCCGCCCGCCGCTTCGTCGCGGACGTGTGGAACGCCGGCCGGGAGGAGTCCGCGTACGAGCTGGTGGGTCCCGAGTGCCCGGGGCTCGGCGGGACGGGCGCGGACGCGACGCTGGCCTGGCACCGGGACCGCCGGGCGGCGTTTCCGGACCTGCGCTACAAGATCGTCGATCTGGTCGCGGCCGGTGACCGGGTGGCCGTCCACTGGCGGGCGGCCGGCACGCAGGTCGGGCAGTTCGGGCCGGTGCCGCCGACCGGTCAGGTGGTCAGCTACTCCGGCGCGAGCTTCCTGCGGTTCGACGCGGCGGGCCGGATCGTCGACGTGTGGAGCTGCAACGAGCTGTTCCAGCTTCTTCAGCAGCTCGGCGTCGAGATGGTTCCGCCCGTCGGGGGCGTCAGCGCCGCCGGGGCGTGA
- a CDS encoding NuoI/complex I 23 kDa subunit family protein has product MVGMSDPSEHSAPEAGAGERGLPGAGLVKGLAVTLKTMTRRSTTQQYPDVAPELPPRSRGVIALLEENCTVCMLCARECPDWCIYIDSHKEEVAVPGAARPRQRNVLDRFDIDFSLCMYCGICIEVCPFDALYWSPEFEYAEYDIKDLLHDKDHLGQWMGTVPPPPAHDRNGEPAKEETSAARKAAVPAARPTAPAVRPEPAPGEGTP; this is encoded by the coding sequence ATGGTCGGCATGAGCGACCCCAGCGAGCACAGCGCACCGGAGGCCGGCGCCGGCGAGCGCGGGCTGCCCGGCGCGGGCCTGGTCAAGGGGCTGGCGGTCACGTTGAAGACGATGACCCGGCGTTCCACCACCCAGCAGTACCCGGACGTCGCCCCCGAGCTGCCGCCCCGCTCCCGTGGGGTGATCGCGCTGCTGGAGGAGAACTGCACGGTCTGCATGCTCTGCGCCCGCGAGTGTCCGGACTGGTGCATCTACATCGACTCGCACAAGGAGGAGGTGGCGGTGCCCGGCGCCGCCCGCCCCCGGCAGCGCAACGTGCTCGACAGGTTCGACATCGACTTCTCACTCTGCATGTACTGCGGCATCTGCATCGAGGTCTGCCCGTTCGACGCGCTCTACTGGTCGCCCGAGTTCGAGTACGCCGAGTACGACATCAAGGACCTGCTGCACGACAAGGACCACCTCGGCCAGTGGATGGGCACGGTCCCGCCGCCGCCGGCGCACGACCGCAACGGCGAGCCGGCCAAGGAGGAGACCAGCGCCGCCCGGAAGGCCGCGGTCCCCGCCGCCCGGCCCACCGCCCCGGCCGTACGCCCCGAGCCCGCCCCCGGCGAGGGCACCCCGTGA
- a CDS encoding NADH-quinone oxidoreductase subunit J family protein, translated as MTGADVLLLALGAVAVGAGVLVVTTKHLVRAGLYLVLCLGALAGDYLVLTAELVAWVQVLIYVGAVVVLLLFAVMLTRAPIGASDDLDRPGWPAALIGGGSGLGLAALLVNAYRWTAVDLPEAGTAERLGGEIFRSWVLPFEVLSVLLLAALVGAVVLSRPDIGRSGPAGRGTGAPR; from the coding sequence GTGACCGGTGCGGACGTGCTGCTGCTCGCCCTCGGCGCGGTCGCCGTCGGCGCGGGGGTGCTGGTCGTCACCACGAAACACCTGGTCCGTGCCGGCCTCTACCTGGTGCTCTGCCTGGGTGCGCTGGCCGGTGACTACCTGGTGCTCACCGCCGAGTTGGTCGCCTGGGTGCAGGTGTTGATCTACGTGGGCGCGGTCGTCGTCCTGCTCCTCTTCGCGGTGATGCTCACCCGGGCGCCCATCGGCGCCTCCGACGACCTGGACCGTCCCGGCTGGCCGGCCGCGCTGATCGGCGGCGGCAGCGGACTGGGGCTGGCCGCGCTGCTGGTCAACGCCTACCGCTGGACGGCGGTGGACCTGCCGGAGGCGGGCACCGCCGAGCGGCTCGGCGGGGAGATCTTCCGCAGCTGGGTGCTGCCGTTCGAGGTGCTCTCCGTGCTGCTGCTCGCCGCCCTGGTCGGCGCCGTCGTGCTGTCCCGGCCGGACATCGGCCGGTCCGGCCCGGCCGGGCGGGGGACGGGGGCGCCCCGGTGA
- the nuoK gene encoding NADH-quinone oxidoreductase subunit NuoK has protein sequence MRPVIPYVTAALLFGLGAYGVLRRRNAVLVLMAVELMLNAVNLILVTADTTVRAVLPHGGQVFALFVIVLAAAEVGVGLAIVLQLYRLRASVAVDEVPLAEPPAAVPVPAAALPAASTGAHRGHTGPGEER, from the coding sequence GTGAGGCCGGTGATCCCGTACGTGACGGCGGCGCTGCTGTTCGGCCTGGGCGCGTACGGCGTGCTGCGCCGCCGTAACGCGGTGCTGGTCCTGATGGCCGTGGAGCTGATGCTCAACGCGGTCAACCTGATCCTGGTCACCGCCGACACGACGGTGCGGGCGGTGCTGCCGCACGGCGGTCAGGTGTTCGCGCTGTTCGTGATCGTGCTGGCCGCCGCCGAGGTCGGGGTGGGTCTGGCCATCGTGCTCCAGCTCTACCGGCTGCGCGCCAGCGTGGCCGTCGACGAGGTGCCGCTCGCGGAGCCGCCGGCCGCCGTGCCGGTGCCCGCCGCCGCCCTGCCCGCTGCCTCGACCGGGGCGCACCGTGGGCACACCGGGCCGGGGGAGGAGCGGTGA